A single window of Sulfurimonas sp. C5 DNA harbors:
- a CDS encoding MBOAT family protein — translation MLFNSYEYIFFFLPITFFIYFFLLNRRLVTGAKGFLVFASLFFYSWWNPIYLPIILVSMLFNYMIGEILGKDGENKRVNRKWVLTFGIVSNIALLAYFKYADFFIENYNYVSGENVGLYHLALPLGISFFTFQQISYLVDSYRKETTEYDFLNYALFVTFFPQLIAGPIVHHKEMMPQFASKWNLVKNYRNIAVGLFIFSMGLFKKVVIADTFAVWATNGFDHAVTLNMVEAWATSLSYTFQLYFDFSGYTDMAIGAALLFNIKLPQNFDSPYKAKDIQDFWRRWHMTLSRFLRDYIYIPLGGNRVSEPRIYSNLMITFIIGGLWHGAGWTFVFWGFLHGAALVIHRIWKTLGFTMNSILAWFITFNFINIAWVFFRAKEWDDAIKVL, via the coding sequence ATGCTATTTAACAGCTACGAGTACATATTTTTCTTTCTACCGATAACATTTTTCATCTATTTCTTTTTACTCAATAGAAGGTTAGTAACAGGTGCGAAAGGTTTCTTAGTATTTGCGTCACTGTTCTTTTATAGCTGGTGGAATCCTATCTACCTTCCTATCATCTTAGTATCAATGTTATTTAACTATATGATTGGTGAAATACTTGGTAAAGACGGAGAGAATAAAAGAGTCAATAGGAAATGGGTACTTACATTTGGTATAGTATCTAATATTGCGCTACTAGCGTATTTCAAGTATGCTGACTTCTTCATTGAGAACTATAATTATGTGAGTGGTGAAAATGTAGGCTTATACCATTTAGCTCTTCCTTTAGGAATTAGTTTCTTTACATTCCAACAAATATCTTATTTAGTAGATAGTTATAGAAAAGAGACTACAGAATACGATTTCTTAAACTATGCACTCTTTGTTACTTTCTTCCCGCAACTAATTGCCGGTCCTATTGTGCATCATAAAGAGATGATGCCACAGTTTGCTTCTAAATGGAACTTAGTTAAAAACTATAGAAACATCGCTGTAGGACTGTTTATCTTTAGTATGGGTCTATTTAAAAAAGTTGTTATTGCCGATACATTTGCTGTTTGGGCTACAAATGGATTTGACCATGCAGTAACTCTGAACATGGTTGAAGCATGGGCTACTTCACTCTCTTATACATTTCAGCTGTACTTTGATTTTAGTGGTTATACAGATATGGCTATTGGTGCTGCCCTGCTCTTTAACATAAAACTGCCACAGAACTTTGATTCTCCATATAAAGCAAAAGATATCCAAGACTTCTGGAGAAGATGGCATATGACTCTTTCTAGATTCTTAAGAGATTATATTTATATCCCTTTAGGTGGTAATAGAGTTAGTGAGCCTAGAATATATTCCAACTTAATGATTACATTCATAATTGGTGGTTTATGGCATGGTGCCGGTTGGACATTTGTCTTCTGGGGATTCTTACACGGTGCTGCTTTAGTTATTCATCGTATATGGAAAACACTTGGTTTTACTATGAACTCTATACTAGCTTGGTTTATTACTTTCAACTTTATTAACATCGCTTGGGTCTTCTTCCGCGCTAAAGAATGGGATGATGCTATCAAAGTCCTTAA